The Achromobacter pestifer genome includes a region encoding these proteins:
- a CDS encoding methyl-accepting chemotaxis protein has translation MLRLFSGLRIGARLSGAFLLVAVIGGAIGGFGVWGLARINEMNDRLYDTELRGISDIKEANINLIYAGRARSGYLAASTDKDRQALRKQFDDAVATMDGLREKAAANFYSEEGKRLLAQFTETEQVWKRESAAFFAAAQARPLTQADPQVAEIEARVIASSQKLDDLMTTLAKAKENVAAQSVQAGTELYETLRAVMIILAVIGVAIGMLLGWLVTRGIVRPLEQAVTAARQVAAGDLTTDIQVTTRDETGDLMGALKTMNESLARIVKDVRDGCESIASASSQIAQGNADLSQRTEEQASSLEETAASMEQLTSTVQQNANNASEADRLVNQASSVAVRGGEVVEGVVQTMSAISDSSRRIADITGVIDGIAFQTNILALNAAVEAARAGEQGRGFAVVAGEVRTLAQRSAVAAKEIKALIDESVTRVEGGTRQVDEAGRTMREVVDSVRQVATLVREIASASEEQSAGIGQVNQAVAQMDSVTQQNAALVEEAAAAAGSMQEQATRLAQEVRRFKVEAGGGSAREAQVRLVQAVPVAPRKPAVARPALAQASDDDWSTF, from the coding sequence ATGTTGCGGTTATTTTCGGGTTTGCGCATCGGCGCGCGCCTGTCGGGCGCATTTTTGCTGGTGGCGGTAATAGGCGGTGCGATCGGGGGCTTCGGGGTTTGGGGCCTGGCGCGCATCAATGAAATGAACGACCGGCTTTACGACACCGAGCTGCGCGGCATCTCGGACATCAAGGAAGCCAATATCAATCTGATCTACGCGGGCCGTGCCCGCAGCGGCTACCTGGCCGCGTCCACCGACAAGGACCGCCAGGCGTTGCGCAAGCAGTTCGACGATGCCGTTGCAACCATGGACGGCTTGCGCGAAAAGGCCGCCGCCAATTTCTATTCGGAAGAGGGCAAGCGCCTGCTGGCGCAGTTCACCGAGACCGAGCAGGTCTGGAAGCGCGAATCCGCCGCCTTCTTCGCCGCCGCCCAGGCCAGGCCGCTGACCCAGGCCGATCCGCAAGTGGCCGAGATCGAGGCGCGCGTGATCGCCTCATCGCAGAAGCTGGATGATCTGATGACGACCTTGGCGAAGGCCAAGGAGAACGTCGCGGCCCAAAGCGTGCAGGCGGGTACGGAGCTGTACGAAACGCTGCGTGCCGTCATGATCATCCTCGCCGTGATCGGCGTGGCGATCGGCATGCTGCTGGGGTGGCTGGTGACGCGCGGCATTGTGCGTCCGCTGGAACAGGCGGTGACGGCCGCGCGCCAGGTGGCGGCCGGCGACCTCACGACCGATATCCAGGTCACCACGCGTGACGAAACCGGCGACCTGATGGGTGCGCTCAAGACTATGAACGAAAGCCTGGCGCGCATCGTCAAGGACGTGCGCGACGGTTGCGAAAGCATCGCCTCGGCGTCCTCGCAGATTGCCCAGGGCAACGCCGATCTGTCGCAGCGCACCGAGGAACAGGCCTCCTCGCTGGAGGAAACCGCGGCCTCGATGGAGCAGTTGACCAGCACCGTGCAGCAGAACGCCAACAACGCCAGCGAAGCGGACCGTCTGGTCAACCAGGCCTCCAGCGTGGCCGTGCGCGGCGGCGAAGTGGTGGAGGGCGTGGTCCAGACCATGAGCGCGATTTCCGACAGCTCGCGCCGCATCGCCGACATCACGGGCGTGATCGACGGCATCGCCTTCCAGACCAACATCCTGGCGCTGAACGCCGCCGTGGAAGCGGCGCGGGCGGGCGAGCAGGGCCGCGGTTTCGCCGTGGTGGCGGGCGAGGTGCGCACGCTGGCGCAGCGCTCGGCGGTGGCCGCGAAGGAGATCAAGGCCTTGATCGACGAGTCGGTCACGCGCGTCGAGGGCGGCACGCGCCAGGTCGACGAGGCCGGCCGCACCATGCGCGAAGTGGTGGACAGCGTGCGCCAGGTCGCCACCCTGGTGCGCGAAATCGCCAGCGCGTCGGAAGAGCAGTCCGCCGGCATCGGCCAGGTCAACCAGGCCGTGGCGCAGATGGACTCCGTGACCCAGCAGAACGCGGCATTGGTGGAGGAGGCGGCCGCCGCCGCCGGCAGCATGCAGGAACAGGCCACCCGCCTGGCCCAGGAAGTGCGCCGCTTCAAGGTGGAAGCGGGCGGCGGATCGGCCCGCGAAGCCCAGGTCCGTCTGGTGCAGGCCGTGCCCGTGGCGCCGCGCAAGCCGGCCGTGGCGCGTCCCGCGCTGGCGCAGGCTTCGGACGACGACTGGTCGACGTTCTGA
- a CDS encoding chloride channel protein, with translation MNLPDPLRRLLAGPRRWAHRKVRQVNRLSRKSVQMGLLLGGAGLVALMSLGFAYLADKALEWNREWVAYNGWLALLVLPLSLAALRWLTLRFAPNASGSGIPQVIGALSLPPGASQNSLVALGQTLWKIPLAFFGMLAGASIGREGPSVQVGAALMLAWGDFWKRRGVQLRGFHANELIAAGAAGGLAAAFNAPLAGVIFAIEELGRGTVLRWQRLVLIGVLASGFLVVAVVGNNPYFGVFGGAPLTHGMVMWVAICAALNGALGGIFARLLGKGAAGSAPQSWRAWIRAHPIWTAFIMGLILALIGLATAGSVYGTGYGVAADLLSGKDTAPASFGLAKLAATVASYWAGIPGGIFTPALTTGAGIGHHIWQLAGEGVDHRVLVLISMAAFLAAATQAPLTASVVVMEMTGSQPMLFWLLVGSLLASGVSRQFCPQPFYHMAAGRFRRQAIVDAGRAAKPPAA, from the coding sequence ATGAACCTGCCCGACCCCCTACGCCGGCTGCTGGCCGGCCCGCGCCGGTGGGCGCATCGCAAGGTGCGCCAGGTCAACCGCCTGTCGCGCAAGAGCGTGCAGATGGGGCTGCTGCTGGGGGGCGCCGGCCTGGTGGCGCTGATGTCGTTGGGCTTTGCGTATCTGGCTGACAAGGCGCTGGAATGGAACCGCGAGTGGGTGGCCTACAACGGCTGGCTGGCGCTGCTGGTCCTGCCGCTGAGCCTGGCGGCCTTGCGCTGGCTGACCCTGCGTTTCGCGCCCAACGCGTCCGGCAGCGGCATTCCCCAGGTCATCGGCGCCTTGTCGCTGCCGCCCGGCGCCAGCCAGAACAGCCTGGTGGCGCTGGGGCAGACCCTCTGGAAGATTCCTCTCGCGTTCTTCGGCATGCTGGCCGGCGCTTCGATCGGCCGCGAAGGGCCGTCGGTCCAGGTGGGCGCCGCCCTGATGCTGGCCTGGGGCGACTTCTGGAAGCGGCGCGGCGTGCAGCTGCGCGGCTTCCATGCCAATGAACTGATTGCCGCCGGGGCAGCGGGCGGCCTGGCTGCCGCCTTCAACGCGCCCTTGGCCGGCGTCATCTTCGCCATCGAGGAACTCGGACGCGGCACCGTGCTGCGCTGGCAGCGGCTGGTGCTGATCGGCGTGCTGGCCTCGGGCTTCCTGGTCGTGGCCGTGGTCGGCAACAACCCCTATTTCGGCGTGTTCGGCGGTGCGCCGCTGACGCATGGCATGGTGATGTGGGTGGCTATCTGCGCGGCGCTCAATGGCGCGCTGGGTGGCATATTCGCCCGGCTGCTCGGCAAGGGGGCGGCTGGCAGCGCGCCCCAGTCCTGGCGCGCCTGGATCCGCGCGCATCCGATCTGGACGGCCTTCATCATGGGCCTGATCCTGGCGCTGATCGGGCTGGCCACGGCCGGCAGCGTGTATGGCACGGGCTATGGCGTGGCCGCCGACCTGCTGTCGGGCAAGGACACGGCGCCCGCCAGCTTCGGCCTGGCCAAGCTGGCCGCGACCGTTGCCTCCTATTGGGCGGGCATACCGGGCGGCATCTTCACGCCTGCCCTGACCACGGGAGCGGGCATCGGCCATCACATCTGGCAACTGGCGGGAGAGGGCGTGGATCACCGCGTGCTGGTGCTGATTTCGATGGCCGCTTTCCTGGCCGCCGCGACCCAGGCGCCCCTGACCGCCAGCGTGGTGGTGATGGAAATGACGGGCAGCCAGCCCATGCTGTTCTGGCTGTTGGTCGGATCCCTGCTGGCCTCGGGCGTGTCGCGCCAGTTCTGCCCGCAACCCTTCTATCACATGGCCGCGGGGCGTTTCCGCAGGCAGGCCATCGTCGACGCGGGGCGCGCCGCCAAGCCGCCCGCGGCCTGA
- the pcaF gene encoding 3-oxoadipyl-CoA thiolase, which produces MTVHAFICDAIRTPFGRYGGALASVRPDDLAAVAIKALVARNPGVRWEELDDAIMGCANQAGEDNRNVARMATLLAGLPIEVPGATVNRLCGSGLDAIGGAARAIRAGEAGLMLAGGVESMSRAPFVMGKADSAFSRSAAIYDTTIGWRFINKLMKAQYGVDSMPETAENVADDFKISREDQDLFALASQQKTARAQKEGFFDAEIVPVSIAQKKGDPIVVGKDEHPRETTLESLAKLKGVVREGGTVTAGNASGVNDGAAALLLADEKAAARHGLTPRARVVGMATAGVAPRIMGIGPAPATLKVLAQTGLKLEQMDVIELNEAFAAQGLAVMRQLGIADNDPRVNPNGGAIALGHPLGASGARLATTAINQLHRTGGRYALCTMCIGVGQGIALIIERV; this is translated from the coding sequence ATGACCGTGCATGCTTTTATTTGTGATGCGATCCGCACCCCCTTCGGCCGCTACGGCGGCGCGCTGGCTTCCGTGCGCCCCGACGATCTCGCTGCCGTAGCCATCAAGGCGCTGGTGGCGCGCAATCCCGGCGTGCGCTGGGAAGAGCTGGACGACGCCATCATGGGCTGCGCCAACCAGGCGGGTGAAGACAACCGCAACGTGGCCCGCATGGCCACGCTGCTGGCCGGCCTGCCGATCGAAGTGCCCGGCGCCACCGTCAACCGCCTGTGCGGTTCGGGCCTGGACGCCATCGGCGGCGCTGCCCGCGCCATCCGCGCCGGCGAAGCCGGCCTGATGCTGGCCGGCGGCGTGGAAAGCATGAGCCGCGCGCCTTTTGTCATGGGCAAGGCCGACAGCGCGTTTTCGCGCAGCGCCGCGATTTACGACACCACCATCGGCTGGCGCTTCATCAACAAGCTGATGAAGGCGCAGTACGGCGTGGACTCGATGCCCGAAACGGCCGAAAACGTCGCCGACGATTTCAAGATCAGCCGCGAAGACCAGGACCTGTTTGCGCTGGCCAGCCAGCAGAAGACCGCGCGCGCGCAGAAGGAAGGCTTCTTCGACGCCGAGATCGTGCCGGTGTCGATCGCCCAGAAGAAGGGCGATCCCATCGTCGTCGGCAAGGACGAGCACCCGCGTGAAACCACGCTGGAGTCGCTGGCCAAGCTGAAGGGCGTGGTCCGCGAAGGCGGCACCGTCACCGCCGGCAACGCCTCGGGCGTCAACGACGGCGCCGCCGCGCTGCTGCTGGCCGACGAAAAGGCCGCCGCCCGCCATGGCCTGACCCCGCGCGCCCGCGTGGTCGGCATGGCCACGGCCGGCGTCGCGCCGCGCATCATGGGCATCGGCCCGGCGCCCGCCACGCTGAAGGTGCTGGCCCAGACCGGCCTGAAGCTGGAGCAGATGGACGTCATCGAACTGAACGAGGCGTTTGCCGCCCAGGGCTTGGCCGTGATGCGCCAGCTGGGCATCGCCGACAACGACCCGCGCGTGAACCCCAACGGCGGCGCGATCGCCCTGGGCCACCCGCTGGGCGCCAGCGGCGCGCGCCTGGCCACCACCGCGATCAACCAACTGCACCGCACCGGCGGCCGCTATGCGCTGTGCACCATGTGCATCGGCGTGGGCCAGGGCATCGCGCTGATCATCGAACGCGTGTAA
- a CDS encoding DUF192 domain-containing protein, with amino-acid sequence MVLPAAAGAQLTGPQAPLPTTQLSAGIHIIRAEVANTEATRRDGLMFRKELPGNDGMLFVFEQPDVQCFWMRNTLLPLSIAFIADDGTIVNIEDMAPQTEDPHCAKKPVRYALEMAQGWFEQHGIKAGKKLDGLP; translated from the coding sequence ATGGTACTGCCCGCGGCGGCCGGCGCGCAGCTGACCGGCCCGCAAGCCCCCTTGCCCACCACCCAGCTCTCGGCCGGCATCCATATTATCCGCGCAGAAGTCGCGAACACGGAAGCGACCCGCCGCGACGGCCTGATGTTCCGCAAGGAGCTGCCCGGCAACGACGGCATGCTGTTCGTCTTCGAACAACCCGACGTGCAGTGCTTCTGGATGCGCAACACCCTGCTGCCGCTCTCGATTGCCTTTATCGCCGACGATGGCACGATCGTCAACATCGAGGACATGGCGCCACAGACCGAAGACCCGCACTGCGCCAAGAAGCCGGTGCGCTACGCGCTGGAAATGGCCCAAGGCTGGTTCGAGCAGCACGGCATCAAGGCTGGCAAGAAGCTGGACGGCCTGCCCTGA
- a CDS encoding cold-shock protein: MSDTTATAVQGDNPKSTGTVKWFNDAKRFGFITPDDGGEDLFAHFSSIQMNGFKTLKEGQKVAFEIIQGPKGKQALNITAA, encoded by the coding sequence ATGTCTGATACGACCGCAACCGCCGTCCAAGGGGACAATCCCAAATCGACGGGCACCGTCAAATGGTTCAACGATGCAAAGAGGTTCGGCTTCATTACGCCCGACGACGGCGGTGAAGATCTGTTCGCCCATTTTTCGTCCATCCAGATGAATGGTTTTAAAACCCTGAAAGAAGGCCAGAAAGTGGCCTTCGAGATTATTCAGGGGCCCAAAGGCAAACAGGCGCTTAATATCACGGCTGCCTGA
- the clpS gene encoding ATP-dependent Clp protease adapter ClpS, whose protein sequence is MSSTLDTQHDLAVEKAPARAAPPPMYQVLLLNDDYTPMEFVVKVLQKFFNKNHEEATRIMLQVHHEGRGVCGVYPRDLAATRIAQVAQYARARQHPLQCVMEPV, encoded by the coding sequence ATGAGTTCTACCTTGGATACCCAGCATGATTTGGCCGTCGAGAAGGCTCCGGCGCGCGCCGCGCCGCCTCCGATGTACCAGGTCCTGCTGCTGAATGACGACTACACGCCAATGGAGTTCGTCGTGAAAGTGCTGCAGAAGTTCTTCAATAAGAATCACGAAGAGGCCACGCGGATCATGTTGCAGGTGCATCACGAAGGGCGTGGTGTATGCGGGGTTTATCCCCGGGACCTCGCCGCCACGCGTATTGCGCAAGTGGCCCAATACGCGCGGGCGCGCCAGCACCCCCTGCAATGCGTGATGGAACCCGTCTGA